In Cedecea neteri, a single genomic region encodes these proteins:
- the tehA gene encoding dicarboxylate transporter/tellurite-resistance protein TehA, translated as MNKPTTGSFINLPAGYFGMVLGIIGMGFAWRYAATIWPVPSFIGETLVALAAGIWLLLALAFVTRLVRYPHSVLAEIHHPLMSSFVSLFPATTMLVAIGVAPYLRPLAAVMFGFGAVVQLCYAAWQSAGLWRGTHPQDATTPGLYLPTVANNFISAMACGALGYHDLGILFLGAGVFSWLSLEPAILHRMRSAGELPTPVRTSLGIQLAPALVACSAYLAVNGGVTDFFAKMLFGYGLLQLLFMLRLMPWYLAQPFNASFWSFSFGISALATTALHLSAGSGDGLFHVIAVPLFIFTNVIIGLLLARTFILLMQGKLILRTARPEKKDLS; from the coding sequence ATGAATAAACCGACCACCGGCAGCTTTATCAATCTTCCCGCAGGCTACTTTGGCATGGTGCTGGGCATCATCGGCATGGGGTTTGCGTGGCGATATGCCGCCACGATTTGGCCGGTGCCGTCTTTTATCGGTGAGACGCTGGTGGCGCTTGCCGCAGGCATCTGGCTGCTGCTGGCGTTAGCGTTCGTGACGCGTCTGGTGCGCTACCCGCACAGCGTGCTGGCAGAAATTCATCATCCTTTAATGAGCAGCTTCGTGAGCCTGTTCCCGGCGACGACCATGCTGGTGGCCATCGGCGTGGCCCCTTATCTACGCCCGCTCGCCGCAGTGATGTTTGGCTTTGGTGCCGTGGTGCAGCTTTGTTATGCCGCCTGGCAATCCGCCGGATTATGGCGGGGCACGCACCCGCAGGATGCCACGACGCCGGGGCTGTATTTGCCCACCGTCGCCAATAATTTTATCAGCGCGATGGCCTGCGGCGCGTTGGGTTATCACGACCTGGGGATCTTGTTCCTTGGGGCCGGTGTGTTTTCCTGGCTCAGTCTGGAACCGGCGATTTTGCACCGTATGCGCAGCGCCGGGGAACTGCCCACGCCGGTGCGCACATCGCTGGGCATTCAGCTTGCCCCTGCCTTGGTGGCCTGCAGCGCTTACCTTGCCGTGAATGGCGGCGTGACGGATTTCTTTGCCAAAATGCTGTTTGGCTACGGCCTGCTGCAACTGCTTTTCATGCTGCGCTTAATGCCCTGGTACCTGGCGCAGCCGTTCAATGCTTCTTTCTGGAGTTTCTCATTCGGTATTTCTGCGCTGGCCACCACGGCGCTCCATCTGAGCGCGGGCAGCGGGGACGGGCTGTTTCACGTCATTGCCGTGCCGCTGTTTATTTTTACTAATGTGATTATCGGCCTGCTGCTGGCGCGTACTTTTATCCTGCTAATGCAGGGAAAATTGATTCTGCGCACCGCGCGGCCTGAAAAAAAGGATCTGTCATGA
- the tehB gene encoding tellurite resistance methyltransferase TehB produces the protein MTEKSESYYSEKYGLTATHSDVLNAVKYVAPGKTLDLGCGGGRNSLYLNQKGFDVTAWDKNPMSIARLNQIIETEGLKNIVTAEADLNQLSFDGEYDFILSTVVMMFLERSTIPGLIANMQRCTKPGGYNLIVAAMDTEDFPCTVGFPFAFKEGELRNYYEGWELIKYNEDVGQLHKTDENGNRIKLRFATMLARKK, from the coding sequence ATGACCGAGAAGTCTGAAAGCTATTACAGCGAAAAATACGGCTTAACTGCCACACATTCTGATGTACTGAACGCCGTGAAGTACGTTGCGCCAGGCAAAACGCTGGATCTTGGCTGCGGCGGCGGGCGCAACAGCCTGTACCTGAACCAGAAAGGGTTCGACGTCACCGCCTGGGATAAAAACCCGATGAGCATCGCCAGGCTGAATCAGATTATCGAAACAGAAGGGCTGAAAAACATTGTCACCGCCGAGGCTGACCTTAACCAGCTGAGCTTTGACGGCGAGTACGACTTTATTCTCTCCACCGTGGTGATGATGTTCCTCGAGCGAAGCACGATCCCAGGGCTTATCGCCAATATGCAGCGCTGCACCAAACCCGGCGGCTACAACCTGATTGTGGCGGCCATGGATACCGAGGATTTCCCGTGCACGGTCGGCTTCCCGTTTGCCTTTAAAGAGGGGGAGCTGCGGAACTACTACGAAGGATGGGAACTGATTAAATACAACGAAGATGTGGGGCAGTTGCACAAGACCGATGAGAACGGCAACCGCATCAAGCTGCGTTTTGCCACGATGCTGGCGCGTAAGAAGTAA